A segment of the Bdellovibrio bacteriovorus genome:
GGTTTGTGAGGCGCAGATTATTCCAGAGAAAACCGTGCTTGAGCCCAGCCTAAGGTTGGAGCTGAATTCGCTGCACAAGATTCTGACCCGTTGGATCCAGACGCATATTCCGGACCCGGCTCAGAGGGATATTTTCATGAGAAATCTGACTCACCCCGAGGAAATCGTGGGGAGTTTTGCTTCCTATCTGGTGCGCGACTATGATTTGCAGCAGATGGTATTGGAGTACGACGACATCAACGAGAAGGTGCATTTCCTGCACCGTCTGATGGAGTCCAACGAACTGACTACGTAAGTTTGTTGCTGCGGATGAAGAACACCCATTGCAGCAACACCACCCAGATACAGTGAGCCAGTGCCAAGTGCACGATCTTCATCCACACCGGCGCATGCAGAAGCAGCGTCGCAATTCCGAACAAAATCCCCGCAATCAAAAGACCCGTCATTTGCACCGAACGCTTTTGCACGAGCTGTGATTCGGTTGTCTGTGCCTTCAGCCAGAAGAACAGCGCAAGGCTGCCGCCGCCCAACAATGCCAGCACCGGGTGGAAACCGCGAATGCGCACCAGGAAGTGGGATTCGCTTGAGAAATCATCCAGCAACCCCTGGAGCAGGTTGTCCGTCGGGAAAAGAGAATTTGAAAGAGATGCCCAGGCGCCGGTGATGCCGATAACGACAATCACCCAGGGAAGCAGACGATAACGGCGGTCCTGGGTTGTGGGAACTCGCAAGTCTTCAGTTAACAAGGCGGCGGCATAGGTCAGTGCCACCGATCCCGTCAGCAGGAAAGAGTTGATCTGGTGTAACGCCATGATGAACGCGCGATAGGGAGTGTCGTTCGTGGTGACCAGGCCGAACAAAACCAGTTTTGCTCCCAGCAGAGCTTCTGAAATTGTGAAGATCAAAGTGGCCAGGGCCGCTTTGCGGGCATAGTGACCTTTTGGGTAAAGCTTGCGGGACACCCACCAGAAGTAAATCACCACCAAACCGTAAATTCCCGACATCAGACGATGGCCGTATTCAACCCAGGTTTTTCCGCGTTCAGCTTCCGGGATCAGTTGCCCGTGGCACAGCGGCCAGGTGTCGCCGCAACCATCACCAGAATGAGAAATCCTCACCCAAGCACCCCAAAGGATCACCAGAAGGGTGTAAACGAGCAGGCCAAATGCAAATTGCTTGTATTGAGAGCGTTTCATAGTGATTTTTGAAGTATCACGCCCGTTGGAGGGGGTCAATTCAAGGCTGTTCGATTGACTTCCAATCCCAGAAAAGCGTTAAATGAGCTATGTCTGAATCCAAGCACGCTCATCATCACCATTCGCATTCTCACGGCCACCACCATCATCATTCCCATGGCGCGGCGGTGGGGCGCATGACCTTTGCTTTGGTGCTGAATCTGACTTTCGCGGTGATTGAACTGATCGGCGGGCTTTGGACGAACTCGGTGGCGATTCTTTCAGATGCGCTTCATGATTTCGGTGACGCCATCGCGATGCTTTTGGCGATCATTCTGGAAAAGGTGTCGCACAAACAAAGTGATGGCAAGTTTTCCTATGGTTATCGTCGTTTTTCCACCCTCGGGGCGGTGATCACCGGTCTGATTTTGGTCTTGGGTTCGATCTTCATTCTGGTCGAGGCTGTACCGCGTTTGTTCGCCCCTCAGCAGCCCCATGCCGACGGCATGATTTTGCTGGCTTTTTTGGGAGTGGCGGTGAATGGTTTTGCGGCCTACCGCGTATCCAAGGGCGAGTCGCTGAATGAAAAAATGCTGATGTGGCATATGATCGAAGATGTTTTGGGCTGGGTGATGGTCCTTGTCGGCGCGCTGGTCATGAAATTTTTTGATGTGCCACAACTGGATGCGGGGATGGCGATCGCCCTAGCGTCGTGGATTTTGTACAATGTGGTTCGCAACTTGCGGGAGGCCTTGAAGGTGTTCCTGATGGCTTCGCCAAGTCATATTCAGGTGGCGGATGTGGAAAAAGCCATTTTGGAAGTGGATCAGGTGGTGGGTGTGCACCATGCGCATCTGTGGTCTTTGGATGGTGAAAGCCACATCTTTACAGGGCATGTAGTTGTGGCCAGCGGTGCGGGGGCTGCGGATATTGAAAAAATCAAAAATGAGGTCAAAAAAAGGGTGCGTGATTTCGGCATTGTCGAAGCCACCATCGAAACGGAATCTGATGGCACTCACTGCGCGGATCCGGAACACCACTAAGACTGTTTACAAATGAAACGTTTTTTAAGCCCGGCCCAGCCGGGCTTTTTCTTTTCCACAATCTCTGTCTGAGTCAGCTTCATTCCACAGTCGGCGCACTTCGCTTCAGCGTGAGACACGGCTTCATTTCAAATTCATAAAACTTTGTGATTTCCATCAGTTTTTTCATATAATTACCGATAAAGGTACGGGTCGTAGAAAATAAGGAACCATTTATGCTGAATACGGTACGTAACACCAAAGGTAATATTTTGCTGCAAATTCTCGCGGCCACCGCGGTGATGAGCACGTCCTTTTACTTTCTAACGAATTACGTGATCGGGCAAAGGCAGCAGGTCAGTAAGACCTCCAACGTCGTAAACCTGCGATTTGCTTTGAACAGTGCCATGGATTACGTGATTTTCGGGGTCCGTCAGAAGTACTGCTTCTCCAGCGACAATCTGCTGATGAATGACCTGGGGGCTGAGTGTAACCTGGCGCACACGGGAAGTGTTGAGCGTCTGATTATGTCCACTGAGCAGGAAAACTTCATTCGTCAGTTGGTGAATGACGGAAAAAATGTGGGCCCGCTGGAGTCCAACGCGCTGACTCAGAACAAGATTCGTCTGAAAACAATTGTGCGCCTGCTGGAAGTTGGCAAGGCAACAACAACGCATCCCTTATTCCCTGTCCTTGAAAGCTTAAAAACAGTTCGCAATGAAAACGGTGAAGTTGTCAAAGTCGCAGCTATTCGTGTGACGTTGACTCGCAATGAAAGCATCAACCTGCCAAAGGCAGGTCGTGAGGTGTATGTTGATTCCCGTGTCGATCTGGTGGATTCCCTTGGCAATGTTAAGCCGATTAAAGTGGGCAATAAAGAGCTAAGTCTGAAATCCCAGATCGTTATTTACCCGCGTGAGGTGGGATCTTTTGCCTTGCTAGTGCCGCAGGATCTGTACATGGACCGCTCGTGGGATTCGCCGATGAATGCCGGGGATGTGGCTTTGCACAAGTTCTCCAGCCGCAAAGAAATGGCGGGAAGCTCTGGCCTTGTTTTCCAGAGTCCGGTGTTTGTAAATCGCAATATCTATTTGCCTACGGATGAGTCGGGTGATGATGCTTCTCCGGATTCCATCAATTATGCCGGTGTGACGTTTGCTGACCGGGTGTATATGGGGAACGGTGATATCATGACTTCCAAAGGGAAGTTTTCGCCGAGATCCTCGGGCCAGATGGGAGACCGTTTCTGGGCGGATGTTCGCACCTTTGGGGGATTCCTCAAAGGGGTTGAAAACGACGGGGGGCTTGATGCCGGTCTCGTCTATCTTTCTGATAAAACCAAAAGCATTAATGTTGATAAAACTTTGATGGCCAAGTGTCAGGACATGAGCACCAAGCAGGCGGATAAAACCAGCGTTTACCGTTCAGAGTTGGGCGCTCGCAGGACCGATGACGGCTATAATGAAGCCGATTACCGTCTTTATCTGTCGAACTGGAACTATTTCAGTCGTCAGAGTAATGCCCTGCAGGTCGATAAAACAAGATGGGGTAACGGAAAAGTCGAGGTCGACTCCAATGATTACAATGATGCGGTCGTGAAGATTATGCTGGCCGTGGGTGATCGCGTTGTTGAGGCCCAGTTGCCTCGCACGGGGTCTGTGACCTTCACTCCTGAAGTGGGATCTGCGGCATTTGAATCCGCGTTGAGGAGCAAAGTCAAAGCCTCTCAGACGACTTATGATGCTGCTGTAAAGGCGGAATCCGATCTGACTGACTCCCTGGCTTCTTATCGTGCGGATCTTAAGGATAAAGAGGCTGATCTTTCCGCTGAAATGGCTAAACCCGTGAAGGGCAGTCTTGCTGGTGGCAGCACAGGCTCCGGATCAGGTTCTGGCACGGGTACCGGCACTGGTACTGGAAGTGGCACCGGCAGCGGTGGCACTAAGACAGTTGAAAAAACTTTGGAATCAGAATCGACAGTGGAAGATTCTGGCGTAGCGGACTCAGGCTCTGGTTCCGGTTCCGGCTCCACAGGTACGGGCGGAACCAAAATTGACTATCGCGATGAAAAACTCGTGGCAGAGCTGGAAAGAGCAATCAGTGATCTTAAAAAAATTATCAGCGATTTGAACAATAATAAAATTCCGGCCCAGTCTTCGGTGGTGAATCTGGCATCCAAACAACTGGATACAGACAAAACTGCTTTGAATACTTATGAGCTGCAAAAAGCCAATCCGCCAAAAATTACGGTGGAGGTTTCCAAGGCTTCTAACGCCTATTACTTTGACAAGCTCAATCTGGAAGTGTCTGCGAAAAACGTGCAGAACATGATTGATAAAAACGGGAACTATTCTGAACCGGTCATCGGTGTTCAGGCCTACGACAGTACATACTATAAAAGTAACCCGATCGATCCAAAGAACGAGAACACCAAATTGTTGGGTTACATCAACATGACCTTCAATAATAACAAGACCCAGTTGAATTTCCCTTCGAATATTTCCCGCGAACCAAAAGGCGGATCAGCGGTTCAATTGGCCGAGGACAATGACCTTGAGACCATGATGACCGAATGTTCGAAAGCCTATGGTACGATGACCTCGGCTTCCTTTGGTGGTGCCGGCTGGGATGTCAGCTTTGCGCCTACTGCACGAACCTCCTGGAACTTTGCGGGGGCGGATGACAGCAAGGATATGAAGGCCGACCCGGCATTGGCCACTTTTGAGTTCGACAACATGACCCAGGCAAATGCGACCTTCCAGGTGCGCTCTATCGTCGGGAAATGTGTGATCAAGGCCAGTACGACTTTTGTTACCGGCTTTATGACCTGTGATGAACTTCACATTGAGGCCAGAAGTGCTCCTCTAAGAATTATCGGGACCTTTATTGTGGGTCGAATGAAAATTCATCCGACCGCCATCAAATCCGGGATCAACTGGAGCAGCGTCTATCATCCTCAGGCCACCCGCGAATTGCGAGCGGCAGGAAATCCACGAATTCTTCGTTCATTCAGTGGCACGGACTGTAATGCGACCAGCAATGAACCTATTTGGCATCCCATCCCTTCAATCAAGGCCGTGGCCGATCGTATGAATTGCAATACGATCAGTCTTCGTGCCAAGGCTGATCCATTCCAGTGGACTTCAGTGGATCCGGATTGTGGTATTGCGGCGGGAACCATGGCATCCAACACCACATGTAAACGCCGTTTGGTTCGATTCTTCGTGGTTGAACAGTCCCGCGAGGGAGGTATTTAATGAAAATGCAGAACGTAATTGGCAATCAGAAAGGTCAGACCATTGTTGAAGCCATTGTGGGCTTTGGTTTGATTACCATGGTGGGATTGACCTTCGTTGGCGGAATGGTGTCCCTGCGTAACACCACGAAAAGCACAATCCTGCTTTCTTCCACTGACAAGCAGGTGACTGATATTGCTGAAAACATCAAAGCAGGTGTTGAAAACTATCAGATCAATTATGACTCCAATCGCAGTGTGTCCGAACTGTTGAATCCGGATAATCTGCCGATGGCATGGGATAACGGAAAGGTGGCTTTGCGCAAGGAATGTGAAACCTGCCAGGGCACCTATGGCTATGTGATCCAGCCTTATCCAGAATTCCGCGGACTTTATAAAGTGACTTTGCGAGTGACTCATAAGTCGTGGATTGAAAAGGGTGAGGCCTTTAAAGACTATCATTTCGTGGTGAGTGCAAAATGAAGAATTTAAACAATCACGGTTTAACGGCAGTTGAATTGGTTATCGGGGTGGGGTTGGTCGCCATTCTGACAAGTGTCGTTGTAACGACGCAGCTGACTGTTACCAAAGATCAAGTGAAGATGACCAAAGAGCTGGAAGACTCCATTGATACCAAGCTGGCAGAACGAATTCTGTTCAGTGATTTTAACAATGTGGATCCTTCCTATAACAATCTGACCGTGAAGGATGATTCCGGGAAGATGTTTTTTGACTATTACCCTGATGTTCCTGCCAACGCCATTAAAAATGGACTTGAAAGGAATGCGACTCTTTCTCTGACGGGCAGAAAAGAATTCGTGATCATGACACAGGATCCGGCAGCCGGTGGCGTGCTGGTGTACGACCCGGTTTTTGCTTATGAGGTCGGACCCGCTCCGGATGATTTCAATGTGGCTGCAAGTCTTACATTCAAGGGTTTGAATTATAACGATAAGGTGGCTTCCCAAAGACCTGCGATGTGGAATACTGGTCGTACCGTCATGCTGGATACGCCGGCCCGACTGCGCCCGCTGGTTAATGGCGTGGCCAATATGCAGGTGGCGCCGCGAAGTCCCATTTACGTGGGTACAGTTCATGGAATCAGCACGGTTTCAGACTCTAATATCAGTACGTACGTGAATATGAATCACCCGGAAACAGGCGAACATCTGGCTTCTGCGGACTTGTTCCTGCGTCGAGCACCTTCCATTGGGGGTGGTCAAAGTCTGATTCGTCTGCGCGCGGTGCATTTGATCAAATACTATCTGGAAGAAATGAAAGAAACCGGCAGTACTCAGCGTATGGCAAGACTGTACAAGGTGAGTTATGCAGAGGGGCGTTGGGGAACGCCGGTTCTGCTGGCCGATCGGGTGGAGAAATTAAGTCTTCGCCGCGATTCGATTCTGAAACGAATGATTTATTTTAAAGTTAAGAAAGTTGATACGACTAAGACCGCAAGTCTGTAGTTGTTTTCAGGGGGAAATTATGGGGAACAATAAATTCAAAATGATCGTAGTCGCGGGGATGTTGATCTCTGGCGCAGCTCAGGCTGAAGACAAAGACTTCCCGATGTCGGTGAACAGTGCCAGTTCCGGTGAAACGGTGACGGCGGCGCCTGCTTCCGGCATGGTCAGTCGCGCAGCAAAGGACACAGTCACAGTTAGGTTGAATAACTCTTGTTTCCCAACGAATCTTCGCGGGGTGACAAATCCTTTGGCTGCGACGGCAATTATCACAGCGCAGTTTACCCTGGTGCTTGGTGGTAAGGACTATGCATTCACAGTGAAGTACCCCAGTGACCTGGTTCTGAAAACAGGAATGACGACAGGAACTCCGGCGCCGATGGCGGCGGACAAATTTGTTGTCAGTGGCGCTTCCGGCACGGCAGCTCTGTTTGGAAACACAGTTTTGATGAAAACAAAAGTTCCGACCACGGTCAGTGTTGATGACGAGGGGCAGGTGATGATCCCTGAAAAAGGTGACGTATCCCTGAAATCCTCAAGCTTCGTGCAGACTGTGAACTGTGATGGCTCGGCAGCGGTATACGGTCAATACGGCTATTCCTCTTATACTCCCACCCGCAAATGCGGTGACTATATGGGTAAGGACGGCGCCATTACAGCGTCTTTCGGTGGAATTTCAGTGTCAGCGGATAAATCGGTGGTGGACATCAACGTGTCCTTCCCGGGTGAAACAGGTTTCTGCGGTGGTTACTGGTCGCCGTTGATGGTCTTCTTTGACGATCAAAGACCAAACTTCAATAACATGAGCGACTTCCCGTTGAATCCGATTGGCAAAACGCACTGGCCGGAAGCCAACGCTCCAGGCTGGTTCGTGGCTTTGGACCGTGACAAATCCGGAAAAATCGACCAGAAGGATGAGCTCTTCGGTGACAATGCGTCTCAGGTGAACGGATTTGAGGTGCTAAGAGCCTTTGATTCCAACAAAGATGGTGTGATCGATCACCGTGACAAGGGCTTCAAAAAGCTGGTGATGTGGCAGGATAAAAACGGCGATGGCATCTCTCAGAAAGACGAGATGATCCCGCTGCACACCAAAGTCACCAAGATCTCATTGAACTATGAAAAGGGTGTGGTAAGTCCGATTGGTGCTTATGCCGAGGCCCGCGAGCGTGCGGATTTCTGGTATAAAGACGGCAAGAAGATCAAAAAAGGCAAGATCGTGGATATCTGGCTGGCTCCGGCAGAAACGAAGCTCAGTCAAAGATAGGTCACTGCTTTAAAAGTTCCTGAATTTTCTTTTCCAAAGCCTGTGAGTTTTTTTCGTCATAACCACGATAAAAAACCACAGGCTTTAACTTTTTATCAAACACATAAAGTGTCGGCAAAGCGAGAACTTTAAAGTCCTCCAGAACCAGACGTCCCTGGTCGTGATAAAGCGGGAACTCAAGTTTGACGGTCTTTAAAAAGGCCTCGCGTTCAGCGACCTCTTCGTCTTCGTTCACTCCCAGCACCACCAGTCCCTGACTGCGATACTTTTTATAGAGGCTGTTATAGTGCGGCAAAGCGGCTTTGCACGGCTCACACCAAGCCGCCCAGAAGTCCACCAGAACAACCTTACCCTGAAGGTCCTTGAGTGTTTTGATATCGCTTTTATTCAAAGCCACCGTCGGCAGTCGTTTGAATTCCACGGTGGAGGGCATTTCTTTGGCAAAGACCGAAGAGGCGCAAAGCAAAAGCAATACAGGCAGAAATCTCATTTAAGAGATCCTTTCAATATACTTTAAAAGCAAATCCCGCCCGCGCACCTTGGCCCGCAGGACCGCGAGGAAGATAAACACCCCGCCGGTCTTGCGATCCAGGAAAATGATTTCCCGCGGAGGCGTGCGGAAATGGAAGCCACGGATGATCTGAAATACTTTTTTGGAAAGTCGCTGGGGCAGGGTGGTGTTTTTCCAGTCATAAGTTCCATCCGCTGCAATCTGTCCCTGGTTGTTGCGGGGATCGGTGTATTCAATAAACGGCTCGACCGTTTCAAAGCAAAATTCTTCAAACACCTGCTTTAAGACCGGATCATCATTGTCATGGACGAACTTTAAATCCATGGCCGCCTTCATAAACAGAGCCCGGTCGTTCAGCAGTGAGCCCTTGACCATGCGGCGATAAGGAGTCAGGAAGTCCAGATCATAGGAACGGGTCGCGCCGAAATCAAAAAGAACCAACTGATCCCGCCCCTGGGGATCAATGCGGATGCGATAGTTGCCGGCGTGAGGATCGGTTTGAACGACGCCCCACTCAAAGATTTCTTTGAAGTAAAGATCCAGGAAATTCAATGCCAAGCGGTTGCGGCGTTCCTGTGGCAGGCTTTGAATCAGGGAATCATCGGCGCGCAGGCCTCTTTCAAAGGTGGTGGCCAGAATGCGGGGCCCTGAAAATTCACGAATGACTTTGGGAACCACAAAGCGGCTGTCGCCAGCCAGGCGGTTGTGAAAATCCTCTGTCAGAGTGGCTTCCATCTCATAGTCGGTTTCCTGCACCAGCATTTCCCGAACCTCGGCAAACACCGGATCCATATTGAAATCCTTGGGCAGAAGTTTCAAGGTGCCCAGAAGTGTCTTGATCGCGCGAAGATCACTGTCGATGGCGCGGTCCACATTCGGGTACTGGATTTTCAGCACAATGCTTTCGCCCGTGGCCTTGATGCGCGCACGGTGAACCTGACCCATTGAAGCGGAGGCTAGGGCTTCTTTTTCAATTTCCAGAAGCTCCAGCTTTTCCGGAGGCAGTTGCTTTTTCAAAGTCGGCTCGATCGCCTCCCAAGAAAGAGGTGGGGAATCATGCTGCAGGGACTTCAACAGGTCATTGGCTTCCGGAGGCAGAAAATGTTCGCCATACATGGAAAGCATCTGGCCGGCCTTCATCAGGCTGCCTTTAAGTTCACCCAGTTCCGCACTGATGCTTTGAGCCTGGTTTTGCAAAAGCTGTTTCCAGGTTTCCTCTTTGGACTCTTTGGATTTTAAAGCGGTGGTGACCCCGTGCTGGGCGATGGAGGCTCCGGCTTGGATGGTTAATTTGGCCAGAGAAAGACTGCGCGAAAAGACCGAGGATTTGATCTTCTCAATCTTTTTTGTATGTTTTTTGGCAGACTTTTTTTCGTCCATAGAATCCCAATTTACCTTAAGTAGGTGAAATGTTAAACTTTTATTCCTATGTCAAAAGTCACAGTTTTTTGGTTCCGCCGCGATCTCCGTCTAGATGATAATGCGGGGCTGTATCACGCCCTTAAAGAACGCTCTGCGGTGTTGCCGCTGTTTATCTTTGATTCTGAAATCCTGGAAAAACTCGACGACCCCGCAGATGCGCGAGTGACATTCATTTATGATCAGATTCAGGATCTTAAACAGCAATTGAAAGCCAAAAAATCGGATTTGCTGGTTCGCCATGGCAAACCTCTGGAGGTCCTTAAAGACCTGTCAGCCGAAATGACAATTGAAGCCATTTACACCAATCATGACTATGAGCCGGCGGCCCGCAAACGGGATGAGAAGGTGGCAGCCTGGGCGGCGAAAGAGCACATTGCGTTTTTAACTTTCAAGGATCAGTGCCTGTTTGAAAAAGACGAGATCCTGACCGATGCGCGAAAGCCCTACACCGTGTATACGCCTTACAAAAACAAGGTGCTGGCGAACCTGACTCCGTTTTATCTGAAGTCGTATCCCAATGAGCTGTATGAAAGCAGTTACGCCAAAGTCAAAAAAACCGAGGCGATGCCGACGTTGAAAAGTCTGGGCTTTGAGCGCAGCCAGATCGAGTTCCCGCCGATGGAACTATCCACAAAAATGTTGAAGACCTATCAGGCGACGCGGGACTTTCCGGCCAACGAAAAGGGCACATCCCACCTGGGACTGCATCTGCGCTTCGGGACTTTAAGTGTGCGTGAACTGGCACGCGAAGCCAAAAAGTATTCACCCGTTTGGTTGAGCGAACTGATCTGGCGTGATTTCTTTATGCAGATTCTGTGGCATTTTCCCCAAGTGGAAAAACAGAGTTTCCGTCCCGAGTACGACAAAATCGCCTGGCGTACGTCCAAGGCCGATTTTCAGAGGTGGTGTGAGGGGCAAACCGGGTACCCTCTGGTGGATGCAGGTATGCGGGAACTGAATGCCACTGGATATATGCACAACCGCGTGCGCATGGTGGTGGCAAGTTTCCTGTGCAAGCACCTTTTGATTCATTGGTATGAAGGCGAACGGTACTTTGCCAAAAAGCTTTTGGACTATGATTTATCAGCCAACAATGGCAACTGGCAGTGGGCGGCAGGATCAGGTTGTGATGCGGCTCCGTACTTTAGAATCTTCAACCCGCAAACTCAGTTTGAGAAGTTTGATCCGGATGGCAAGTATGTGCAAAAATGGGTTCCAGAGTACGGAACGGATGCATATCCAGAGCCCATGGTGGATCACAACGAAGCCCGCGGGCGCTGTTTACAGGCATTCACCAAGGTTTTGAAAAAGTAGGAGGCAGTCATGCGAATTCTGATGACCGGAGCGACGGGATTGATCGGACGGGAGCTGGGGAAAGTTCTGGCGGAAAAAGGCCATGACCTTTATGTCGTCAGTCGTGATCAGGCCAAGGCCCGCGAACAGCTCCCTTTTCCCTGTGAAATCATTGAAGGGGATTTAAATACAAATCCGCTGCATGATTCCCGTCTGGCCAAGGTTGAGGTCGTCTTCAACCTGATGGGCGAATCCATTGCGGGTGAACGCTGGAGCGAGGAAAAGAAAAAGCGCATTTATCAGTCCCGGGTCATGGGCACGCGCCATTTGGTGCAAAGCCTGCCCGAAAACTTGAAGTGTTTTATTTCTTCTTCCGCGATGGGGATTTACGGGGATCAAAGTGACACCCCACTGACTGAGGATTCTTCGCACGGAGAGGATTTCCTGGCCAACGTCTGCAAAGAATGGGAAGCCGAAGCCGCCAAGGCGCCGGGTCGTTCGGTCTTTGTGCGTACCGGGATTGTGCTGGCCAGGCAGGGCGGGGCATTGGATCAGATGCTATTCCCGTTCCGCAGCGGTGTCGGTGGGGTCCTTGGTGACGGCAAGCAGTGGATGAGCTGGATCCACTTAAAGGATATTGTCGGTCTTTATCTTTTTGCTCTGGAACATCATGATGTGGAAGGTGCGTTGAATGCGGGGGCTCCGCATCCAGTCACCAATCGAGAGTTCTCTGAAACTCTGGTGCAGTCTTTGGGGACCCGTCTGGGGCCGGCCGTGCCTCTTTTTGCCTTGAATGTGTTATTCGGTGAACTGGCGAAGTCCTTGGTGGCCTCGGCTCGTATGGTTCCGGAAAAAGCGCAGCGTTTGGGATACAAGTTCCACTATGAAAACCTGCTGGAGGCGCTGAACGAAATCTGTCTGCCATTCAAGATGGGGGAAGAGATTTTCGTGGCTGAGCAGTTTGTCCCGGCACCTCCGGAAAAGCTGTTTCCGTTTTTCAAGGATGCCCACAATCTGGAGCGCATCACGCCGCCCACACTGAATTTTTTGATTGAGAAAATGTCGACACCGGAAATCGGGCAGGGGACCCTGATAGATTACCGGCTGAAGATTCACGGTGTTCCCGCCAAATGGAAAACCGAAATCGACGAGTGGCAGCCGCCCTTTAAGTTCGTCGACAATCAGTTGAAAGGCCCTTACCGGCTTTGGCATCACACGCATGAATTCCGTCCATTCTGCGGGGGGACTTTGCTGGTGGATCGGGTTCGCTACCGCATGCCGATGGGCTTTTTGGGATGGCTGGTGGCAAATCGTTTCGTCAGAAAAGATGTGGAAAACATCTTTGCCTTTCGTCGCAAGTACATCGCCAATATGGGAACGTTGCCAACCAAGACCGACTGATCACTGACGGTTGCGCAGCTCGCGCAGGTATCGGAACTGTTCAGCGTCTTGGGCCAGCAAAAAAGGATTCGTGCTTTCTTCGATGGAAAGTTTCAAAGGAACGCTGGGAAGCCCCAGGTCCCGGCGATTGGACAGTTCGTTGGCGTAAAGTTCCAGCGCTTCGGAATCGCCGGTGATGGGGGTGTTGTCCTGATTTGTCAGAATCCGGCAGAAGTCCAGGTTGCGTTCGGTGTATTCATGCGTGCAGTAAATCAGCGTCTGGGGCGGAAGCTTCTTGATGCGCTGAAGACTTGCATAGCCCTGTTCGTGGCTGCCTTCAAACAATCTTCCGCAACCCAGCCCGAAAATCACATCGCCGGAAAAAAGCCATTTGTGCTGTTGATCCCAGTAAGCGATATGCCCCAGAGTGTGACCGGGAAGCTCCAGAATGGTGAATTCCCAAGGGGACAGTTTCACCACATCGCCTTCTTTCAGCCAGTGATCTGCCTGGGGGATCTGCTTCTGATTTTTTTCAGGGGCATACACCGGACAGCCGAAGGTGTTCTTCAGGGCAGCGACTCCGCCAATGTGATCTGAATGATGATGAGTCACTAAAATGGCTGTGAGGTCGAGCTTTTTTGCGCGCAGAAACTCGGTGACCGGCCCCGCATCGCCCGGATCAACAACAACGGCCTTTTTCCCCGCGTTGTCGATCAGGACAAAGACGTAGTTATCGTCAAAGATGGGGATCAGCTCTACATGCTCGTTTTTCATCATGTCTTATTCTTGCAGTTGTACGGGGCTTCGACAAG
Coding sequences within it:
- a CDS encoding COX15/CtaA family protein, which produces MKRSQYKQFAFGLLVYTLLVILWGAWVRISHSGDGCGDTWPLCHGQLIPEAERGKTWVEYGHRLMSGIYGLVVIYFWWVSRKLYPKGHYARKAALATLIFTISEALLGAKLVLFGLVTTNDTPYRAFIMALHQINSFLLTGSVALTYAAALLTEDLRVPTTQDRRYRLLPWVIVVIGITGAWASLSNSLFPTDNLLQGLLDDFSSESHFLVRIRGFHPVLALLGGGSLALFFWLKAQTTESQLVQKRSVQMTGLLIAGILFGIATLLLHAPVWMKIVHLALAHCIWVVLLQWVFFIRSNKLT
- a CDS encoding cation diffusion facilitator family transporter; protein product: MSESKHAHHHHSHSHGHHHHHSHGAAVGRMTFALVLNLTFAVIELIGGLWTNSVAILSDALHDFGDAIAMLLAIILEKVSHKQSDGKFSYGYRRFSTLGAVITGLILVLGSIFILVEAVPRLFAPQQPHADGMILLAFLGVAVNGFAAYRVSKGESLNEKMLMWHMIEDVLGWVMVLVGALVMKFFDVPQLDAGMAIALASWILYNVVRNLREALKVFLMASPSHIQVADVEKAILEVDQVVGVHHAHLWSLDGESHIFTGHVVVASGAGAADIEKIKNEVKKRVRDFGIVEATIETESDGTHCADPEHH
- a CDS encoding calcium-binding protein, whose amino-acid sequence is MGNNKFKMIVVAGMLISGAAQAEDKDFPMSVNSASSGETVTAAPASGMVSRAAKDTVTVRLNNSCFPTNLRGVTNPLAATAIITAQFTLVLGGKDYAFTVKYPSDLVLKTGMTTGTPAPMAADKFVVSGASGTAALFGNTVLMKTKVPTTVSVDDEGQVMIPEKGDVSLKSSSFVQTVNCDGSAAVYGQYGYSSYTPTRKCGDYMGKDGAITASFGGISVSADKSVVDINVSFPGETGFCGGYWSPLMVFFDDQRPNFNNMSDFPLNPIGKTHWPEANAPGWFVALDRDKSGKIDQKDELFGDNASQVNGFEVLRAFDSNKDGVIDHRDKGFKKLVMWQDKNGDGISQKDEMIPLHTKVTKISLNYEKGVVSPIGAYAEARERADFWYKDGKKIKKGKIVDIWLAPAETKLSQR
- a CDS encoding TlpA family protein disulfide reductase, translated to MRFLPVLLLLCASSVFAKEMPSTVEFKRLPTVALNKSDIKTLKDLQGKVVLVDFWAAWCEPCKAALPHYNSLYKKYRSQGLVVLGVNEDEEVAEREAFLKTVKLEFPLYHDQGRLVLEDFKVLALPTLYVFDKKLKPVVFYRGYDEKNSQALEKKIQELLKQ
- a CDS encoding ABC1 kinase family protein — its product is MDEKKSAKKHTKKIEKIKSSVFSRSLSLAKLTIQAGASIAQHGVTTALKSKESKEETWKQLLQNQAQSISAELGELKGSLMKAGQMLSMYGEHFLPPEANDLLKSLQHDSPPLSWEAIEPTLKKQLPPEKLELLEIEKEALASASMGQVHRARIKATGESIVLKIQYPNVDRAIDSDLRAIKTLLGTLKLLPKDFNMDPVFAEVREMLVQETDYEMEATLTEDFHNRLAGDSRFVVPKVIREFSGPRILATTFERGLRADDSLIQSLPQERRNRLALNFLDLYFKEIFEWGVVQTDPHAGNYRIRIDPQGRDQLVLFDFGATRSYDLDFLTPYRRMVKGSLLNDRALFMKAAMDLKFVHDNDDPVLKQVFEEFCFETVEPFIEYTDPRNNQGQIAADGTYDWKNTTLPQRLSKKVFQIIRGFHFRTPPREIIFLDRKTGGVFIFLAVLRAKVRGRDLLLKYIERIS
- a CDS encoding cryptochrome/photolyase family protein translates to MSKVTVFWFRRDLRLDDNAGLYHALKERSAVLPLFIFDSEILEKLDDPADARVTFIYDQIQDLKQQLKAKKSDLLVRHGKPLEVLKDLSAEMTIEAIYTNHDYEPAARKRDEKVAAWAAKEHIAFLTFKDQCLFEKDEILTDARKPYTVYTPYKNKVLANLTPFYLKSYPNELYESSYAKVKKTEAMPTLKSLGFERSQIEFPPMELSTKMLKTYQATRDFPANEKGTSHLGLHLRFGTLSVRELAREAKKYSPVWLSELIWRDFFMQILWHFPQVEKQSFRPEYDKIAWRTSKADFQRWCEGQTGYPLVDAGMRELNATGYMHNRVRMVVASFLCKHLLIHWYEGERYFAKKLLDYDLSANNGNWQWAAGSGCDAAPYFRIFNPQTQFEKFDPDGKYVQKWVPEYGTDAYPEPMVDHNEARGRCLQAFTKVLKK